One Megalopta genalis isolate 19385.01 chromosome 11, iyMegGena1_principal, whole genome shotgun sequence genomic region harbors:
- the LOC117226143 gene encoding uncharacterized protein LOC117226143 has translation MTIPRSLLILSLVGLCAVVCGLPQPPKSRRPAPDFKNNTGGLELPDNATLIRENIVDNFSCQDRIYGYYADMENDCQVFHVCLPQARGSTRWSFICPAETVFNQATFVCTRTENSIPCEESESFYSLNEAIGKEADEEENDADQPTKESDAVEPISSKPPSRTSRILNRKKSSRRQ, from the exons ATGACGATTCCTAGATCGCTCCTGATACTGTCCCTCGTCGGCCTCTGCGCCGTCGTTTGCGGGCTCCCTCAGCCGCCCAAGTCTAGGCGACCCGCTCCAGATTTCAAG AACAACACCGGAGGCTTGGAGCTGCCGGACAACGCGACGCTGATCAGAGAGAACATCGTGGACAACTTCTCCTGCCAGGACAGAATCTACGGCTACTACGCGGACATGGAGAACGACTGCCAGGTTTTCCACGTTTGCCTGCCCCAGGCTAGGGGTTCGACCAGGTGGAGTTTCATCTGTCCCGCGGAGACCGTGTTCAATCAG GCGACGTTCGTGTGCACGCGAACGGAGAACTCGATACCCTGCGAGGAGTCCGAGAGCTTCTACAGTTTGAACGAGGCGATCGGCAAGGAAGCGGACGAGGAAGAGAACGACGCGGACCAACCGACCAAGGAATCGGACGCGGTGGAGCCGATCTCGAGCAAGCCGCCGTCCAGAACCTCCAGGATTCTGAACAGGAAGAAATCGTCGCGACGCCAGTGA
- the LOC117226242 gene encoding U-scoloptoxin(01)-Er1a translates to MISRYQILCAILAYGAVLLYQAMAQVDGYTPGVDYPIYDTVPFGLTFTCGGKLPGYYADPEARCQVWHWCLPNGRMFSFLCPNGTVFSQSARVCDWWFKVDCNDSPRLYGINDDLYRDVNGNKI, encoded by the exons aTGATTTCGCGGTACCAAATTCTGTGCGCGATCCTGGCATACGGCGCGGTCTTGCTCTACCAGGCGATGGCG CAAGTAGACGGCTACACACCTGGCGTGGACTACCCGATCTACGATACCGTACCTTTCGGCCTCACGTTTACCTGCGGAGGCAAGCTACCTGGATATTACGCCGATCCTGAAGCCAGATGTCAG GTTTGGCACTGGTGTCTGCCGAACGGACGAATGTTCAGCTTCCTCTGTCCAAACGGGACCGTTTTCAGCCAGTCGGCTCGCGTCTGTGATTGGTGGTTCAAG GTCGATTGCAACGACTCGCCGAGGCTGTACGGGATCAACGACGACCTGTACAGGGACGTGAACGGGAACAAGATCTAA
- the LOC117226144 gene encoding uncharacterized protein LOC117226144, whose translation MEDEDFGFTKRDDAVLRNVKQFDGVEHRLSTMKAGEIVGGSGSVMTAPLSGATEAGNAVPERAATASSSSPASSVVSNPPNIPNVVEYHLKVKPGQTRRACQLDNSPRSQDEMKKEKSPVSSADKKKDLVSRLSRLSIDNNVFEGSTDLPQVFQVKYLGSHDARGLWGIKHTRRPVDNMVAAAKALPTNTMLPLIKLVVSQDGVALLPLEKRKQEGNITRMYAIETISYGVQDLVYTRVFSMIVVRETENFRRVSPFECHGFVCESKHHARQLTYALATAFEIYSRTVKAQDKMAEMAGNTAKKRFAIDLRSPEEMEADLAMDSEA comes from the exons ATGGAGGACGAGGACTTCGGGTTCACCAAGAGGGACGACGCTGTCCTCAGAAACGTCAAACAGTTCGACGGAGTGGAGCACAGGCTCTCGACCATGAAG GCGGGAGAGATCGTTGGTGGGTCTGGATCGGTGATGACAGCGCCGTTATCCGGGGCGACCGAGGCCGGAAACGCCGTCCCTGAGCGGGCAGCGACCGCCTCTTCGTCCTCTCCGGCTTCCTCAGTCGTTTCCAACCCGCCGAACATACCGAACGTGGTCGAGTATCACCTGAAAGTGAAGCCTGGACAGACGCGGAGAGCCTGCCAGTTAGATAACAGTCCA AGAAGCCAGGACGAGATGAAGAAAGAGAAGAGCCCCGTGTCGTCCGCCGACAAAAAGAAGGACCTTGTGTCGAGGCTGTCCCGGCTGTCCATCGACAACAACGTTTTCGAGGGCTCCACGGACCTGCCTCAGGTGTTTCAG GTGAAATATTTGGGCTCGCATGACGCGAGGGGCCTCTGGGGCATCAAGCACACGAGGAGGCCCGTCGATAACATGGTTGCTGCCGCGAAGGCCTTACCGACCAACACCATGCTGCCACTGATCAAGCTGGTCGTCTCGCAAGACGGCGTAGCTCTGCTGCCGCTGGAGAAGAGGAAGCAGGAGGGCAACATCACCAGAATGTACGCCATCGAGACGATCTCGTACGGCGTCCAGGACCTCGTCTACACCAGGGTCTTCTCCATGATCGTGGTCAGGGAGACGGAGAACTTCCGCAGGGTCTCGCCGTTCGAGTGCCACGGGTTCGTCTGCGAGTCGAAGCACCACGCGAGACAGTTGACCTACGCGCTGGCCACCGCCTTCGAGATCTACTCGAGGACGGTGAAGGCGCAGGACAAGATGGCAGAGATGGCCGGGAACACCGCGAAGAAGAGGTTCGCGATCGATTTGAGGAGCCCCGAGGAGATGGAGGCCGATCTGGCCATGGACTCCGAGGCCTGA